The Comamonas testosteroni genome contains the following window.
GCCCTGTCAAGATGCGGGGCAGGAGTTTTTCATGCCGCGTAAATCCCTGAATGAATCCGTAGCCGACGAGAATGCCGCGCCTGGCGGTGTGGCAGCCGTGGACCGCGCCCTCAGTGTGCTGGGCGCATTCCAGGATGGCGATGCCGCGCTGAGCCTGGCCGAGCTGGCCGAGCGCACGCGCCTTTACAAGAGCACGGTGCTGCGATTGCTGGCTTCTCTGGAGCATGGCGGCTGGGTTCAGCGCCAGGATGACGGGCGCTATGCGGTGGGCCCGGCCGTGGCCAGGCTGCATGCGGTTTACGAACAGAGCTTCTCGCTGGACAAGCTGGTCATGCCGGTGCTGCGCGCACTGGTGCAGGCCACGGGCGAGAGCGCTGCCTACCATGTGCGCCAGGGGCGCGAACGCCTGTGTCTGTACCGCGTGGATTCGCCGCATCCGGTGCGCGATCATGCGCGCACCGGCGATCTGCTGCCCTTGGACAAAGGCGCGGGCGGGCGCGTGCTGGTTGCTTTTGACCCGGAGCTGGGCGACTGGTTGAAGAAAAATCGCAACCACTATGCGCGTGTACGGGCTGATGGTTACGAAGCCCTGGTGGGCGACAGGCACAGCGAGATCGCCGGCATCTCGGCACCGGTCTTTCGCCGCAACGGGGAGCTGGCGGCCGCCCTGACGCTGACCATGCCAGCGCATCGCTATGACGAACGCTATGTCAAAAACGTGTTGCAGGCCGCGCGCGACCTGGGGGCGCAACTGCCGTAGCCTTGGGCGCCGTTGGCATGAGGCGCATGGTCGGCAGTCGCAGACGGAGATGAAGCCCGAGTCACGGGCCTGCCGGCTCGGGCTGAAAGCCCGGTTCGCTGCGTATGCGCAAAAAGCGGGCAAAGCGCGGCAGGCCGCTTTTTTCGTGCAGGCCCTGGTAGCGGTAGGTGACCCAGCTGCCCAGCGCAGGCGGGCTTTTGCGCATCTGTGCCGTCAGCCCGGAGCCCAGTGAAAACTGCTTGCCGTCCGGGGTCTGCACCAGCAGCGCACCCGTCATGCCCTGCCATTGTCCGCGTCCGCTTTTGTAGCCTATGACCCGGGCTTCGGCATCATCGAAGGGCTTGAGCTTGAGCAGATCGTCGCTGCGGCCCGGGCGATAGGGTGCGCTGCCCTTGTGCAGCATCAAGCCCTCGCCGCCGCCTTTGACGACTGTGTGCATCCATTGCCGCAACTCGGCTTCCGAGCCCAGCTTGCGCTGCTCCACCATCTGCACCCAGTCCTGGGCAATGGCCCCGACGGTGCGCTGCAACAGCGGCAGGCGCTGGTCAAAGCTGCCCGGAGCTGCGGGCAAATCGAACACCATGAATTTCATCTGGCGCCAGGCCCTGTCGTCCGGGATGGCCTGTGCCGTGGTGGACTGGGCATGGGCAAACCGGCCGCGTCCGGCCCAGAGCTCGCCATCCATGGGGGTGGCAGGCCAGTCCCGAACAAACCACTCTGGCGTCGCGATCCGCTGCCCGCCACGGCTGACGAGCTGGTGGCCGTTCCAGTAGCCGCGTACGCCGTCCAGTTTTTCGCTGACCCAATAATCCTGCAGCGGCAGGCCGCTGCGCCAGACCTGGGCCAGCATCAGCGAAGGCGGCTGTGCCGTGGTCTGGGCCCGCACGGCAACAAAGCCCATGCAGAGACAGGCACAGACCAGCCAGAGAATGCATTCCCGCAGGGATCGGTGCCGTGGTTCAGGCATGGCTATCTCCCGGTAAAGAGGCAACTCATGCTAGAGCGCGCAGCCTATGCTGTCGATGCGGGTACGAACCCATGTCAAAGAACATAGCTATCAGCGGCTTATCTATCAAGGATTGTGTTGATTCCAATGAAAAAGCCGCTGCGGCCAGGCAGCGGCTTTGTCCCGGGGCAGGGCCTTCAGTCGCGGCTGATAACGGCGCAGGCGATGCGCGCGCCGGCATTGCCCGTGGGCTGGGTGGTGTAGTCGTCGGGCTGTGCATGGACGATGACCGCCCGGCCTATGACATTGCCGGGGCCGGCCAGCAAGGTGATGTCTGCCGACTGTACGTTGACGGTGGCCACGCCGTTGGAGTCGGCCTTCAGGCTGGGCAGGTCGCCCATATGGTGCTGGGTCGAGTCATATTTGCCATGCGGATTGCCCAGTGGGTTGAAGTGGCCGGCAGCGGCATTGCCGTTGTCGCCGCAGTCGCCCTTGTCGTGGATGTGAAAGCCGTGCTCGGAATTGGGCTTGAGGCCGTGAATCACGGCATTGACCACCACCTGCTGGCCGGTCTTCTGGGTGAATTTCACATCGCCGCTGACCTTGCTGCCCGAAGTGGCCTGCAGCCTGGCGATGGCCTGGGCGGGCTGGGGCTCGGGGGTGCTGCAGGCCGTCAGGGCAGCAGCGGATGCGGTCAGGATGAGAAAACGATATGGCATGTAAGCTCCTCTTGAATATTCGTCAGAACCATAGAGAAAACACTGTGAACCATAGCGTCAGTGCTTTGCCGCGCTTGTAGGGCAAGGGCCAAGATGTCGGCAGCGGTCTCAAAAAACAAAGCCCCGCAGGCTGCTGAGGCCTGCGGGGCTGGTGTCGTCAAAAGCCTGGGGCTCAGACCTGATCGGCAGACAGGCCTGCAGTCTGGCTGAAGCCGCCGTCCACATAGGTGATCTCGGCGGTCACGCCGGAGGCCAGGTCGGACAGCAGGAAGGCCGCGACATTGCCCACGTCTTCAATGGTCACATTGCGGCGCAGAGGAGCGGCATCGGCCACGCGGCCCAGCAGCTTGCCGAAGTCCTTGATGCCGGAGGCGGCCAGGGTCTTGATGGGGCCGGCGGAGATGCCGTTGGCACGGATGGCGCGGCCGTCGGCAGTGCGGCCCACGGCTTCTGCCAGGTAGCGCACGGATGCTTCCAGCGATGCCTTGGCCAGGCCCATGGTGTTGTAGTTGGGGATGGAGCGCAGAGCCCCCAGATAGGACAGCGTCAGCAGCGAGGACTTGTCGTTCAGGTAAGGCAGGGCAGCCTTGGCCATGGCTGGGAAGCTGTAGGCGCTGATATCGTGGGCGATCTTGAAGTTCTCGCGGCTCAGACCGTCGAGGAAGTTGCCGGCAATGGCTTCACGGGGGGCAAAACCGATGGAGTGCACAAAGCCGTCGAACTTGCCCCAGGTGGCACCCAGGTCGGCGAACAGCTTTTCAATCTGGGCGTCGTCGCCCACGTCGCAGTCGAACACCAGCTTGGAGTCGAAGTCGGCAGCAAATTCGGTAATGCGGTCCTTGAAGCGTTCACCCACATAGCTGAAAGCCAGTTCTGCGCCTTGCTCGTGGCAGGCCTTGGCAATGCCGTAGGCAATGGAACGGTTGGACAGGACGCCCGTGATCAGCAGCTTTTTACCGGCGAGAAAACCCATTGTTGTTCTCCAAAGAAAATTGAAAGAGACGATGGCTGCATCTGTGGCAGACGCGCCATCTTTGAAAACGTATCTGTTCGAACTGGGTGCGAACCAGTCGGGGTAGGGCAGAATTGTCGCATGCGCCATTGGATGATTTGCTCAGCCCTGATTGTCAGCAGCCAAGTTGCCACGCCTGCCCTGGCAGCACATGGCTATGCGCTCTGGGGGCAGCCCAGGTACGCGGTCGACTTCAAGCACTTTGACTATGTGAACCCTCAAGCGCCCAAGGGCGGCGAGTTGCGCATGGTCAGCAATCTGCGCTATTCGACCTTCGACAAGTACAACCCCTTCACCATCAAGGGCTCGCCGCCTGCCTATCTGGCGGACATGCTGTTCGAGACCCTGCTGACCCCCAGTCTCGACGAGACGGCTACGGGCTACGGCCTGCTGGCCGAGGATGTGGATGTGGCGGCCGACGGCCTGTCCGCGACATTCAAATTGCGCAAGCAGGCGCGCTTTCACAACGGAAAGCCGGTACTGGCTCAGGATGTGAAGCACAGCTACGAGACGCTGCTGAGCAAATATGTCTCGCCTGGCTACAAGACGCTGTTTGCCGAGGTGGCTGCCTGTGATGTGCTCGACGAGCGCACGGTGCGTTTTCGCTTCAAAAAGCCCAACCGTGATCTGCCGCTGACCGTGGGCGCTCTGTTGCCGGTGTTCAGCCGTGACTGGGGGCTGGGCGCGGATGGCAAGCCCAAGGCCTTCGATCAGGTGGTGATGGACACGCCTATCGGCAGCGGGCCCTACAAGATAGGGCCGGTCAAGTTTGGCAAGGACATCAGCTATGTTCGCGATCCTCAATATTGGGGGGCAGCCTTGCCGGTGCGTGTCGGCCTGGCCAATTTTGACCGAATCACCATCAAGATCTACAAGGACAACACGGCGCGGCTGGAGGCACTCAAGGCCGGCGAGTTCGATCTCATGCGCATCAACAGCGCGGGCGACTGGGCCAGGCGTCTGACGGGGCGGCGCTTCGCCTCGGGCGAACTGGTCAAGGGCGCGTTCGAGAACAAGCTGCCCTCGGGCTTTCAGAGTTTTTTCCTGAATACGCGGCGTGAGCTGCTCAAGGATGTGCGTGTGCGCGAGGCCTTGGGCCTGGCTTATGACTTTGAGTGGATGAGCCGTCAGATGTTCTATGGCGCATATCAGCGCGTGCATGGATTGTTTGGCAATACCGCTTGCGAAACCACGGGCGATCCCAGCGATGCCGAGCTGGCCCTGCTCAAGCCCTACGAGAGCAGTCTGCCGCCAGGCACGCTGGGGCAGATGGCCCAGCCGCCACGCACCGATGGGCCTGATGGCCTGCGCGGCAATCTGCGGCGTGCGCAGAAGCTGCTGGCCGATGCCGGCTGGACGGTCAGGGATGGCGCCTTGCGCAATGCCGGGGGCGAGCCCATGGTGCTGGAATATCTGGACAGCAGCGAGAGTGGTGTCAAGATCGTCAGCAGCTGGATGCGCAATCTGGAGAAGCTGGGCATCACGCTCAAGGTGCGCAATGTGGACTACGCGCTCTATCAGCAGCGCATGGACAAATACGACTTCGACATCGTGACGCTGAACGTGCCCGGTACGCACAACCCGGGTCAGGAATATGCCGAGCTGTTCGGCAGCGCCGCCGCCGATGTGGAGGGAGCCTCGAACTATGTCGGCCTCAAGAGCAAGGTGGTGGATGCCATCATCGCCCAGATGGCTGCGGCCAAGTCCGAGCAGCAGATGCTGCCCGCCTGCCATGCGCTGGAGCGCATCATCGTGCACGGCCATTACCTGATTCCCCAGTATTACTCGGGCACGCACCGCATGGTCTATGACGCCTGGAGGCTGGCGCTGCCGGGGCAGATTCCGGCCTATTCGCCGGGCGAGCTATGGGCGGTCTATGCCTGGTGGGCCAAGTGAAGTCGCCCCCACGCTCCACCGTTGCACGGGTCGCTGCCCCCCAAGGGGGCTGGCCTTGCTTGGGGCGGCCCGGCGCTGCGGCCATCGCCACCACAGCTGAAAACAAGGGTTGATCGAAGATGTTTGCCTATATTCTCAAACGCATTTTGCTGATGATCCCCACGCTGCTGGGCGTGCTGCTGCTGACCTTTGTGGTCATCCAGTTCGTGCCCGGCGGCCCGGTGGAGCAGTATCTGGCCGAGGCCAAGGCCGGTGCCGGACATGGAGCCGAAGGCGCTTCCATGAGCTATCGCGGCGGCCAGGGCGTGGATCCCAAACGCCTGGAGGAGATCAAGGCGCTGTACGGCTTTGACAAGCCGCCGGTTGAACGATTCGTGCAGATGCTGGGCCAGTTCGCACGCTTCGATCTGGGCACCAGCTTTTTTCAGAACAAAAGCGTCTGGGCGCTGGTCAAGGAAAAACTGCCGGTCTCCATCAGCCTGGGGCTGTGGACGTTTTTCATCAGCTATCTGGTGGCCGTGCCACTGGGCGTGGCCAAGGCCGTTCGGGCCGGCTCGCGCTTCGACCTGGCGACCACCATTGTGATTCTCATCGGCTATGCCATCCCGGGCTTTGTGCTGGGCGTGGCGCTGCTGGTCGTCTTTGGCGGGCAACTGCAGTGGTTTCCGCTGCGCGGGCTGACTTCGGCCAATTTCGACGAACTCAGCACCATGGGCAAGGTGGCGGACTATCTCTGGCATATCGCGCTGCCTGTGACGGCCATGGTGGCCGGCAGCTTTGCCGTGACAGCCATGCTGACCAAGAACTCGTTTCTCGAGGAGATCCGCAAGCAATATGTGCTGACGGCCCGTGCCAAGGGGCTGTCCGAGCGCCAGGTGCTCTACAAGCATGTGTTTCGCAATGCGCTGATTCCCATCGTCACGGGCTTTCCCTCGGCTTTCATCGGCGCCTTCTTTGCCGGCGCGCTGCTGATCGAGACCCTGTTCTCGCTCGACGGTCTGGGTCTGCTCAGCTATGAAAGTGTGATCCGGCGCGACTTTCCCGTGGTGCTGGGCACGCTGTATCTGTTCACGCTGATCGGTCTGGTGACCAAGCTCATCAGCGATCTTTGCTATGTCTGGGTAGACCCCCGGGTCAAGTTTGACTGATTTATGCAAGATAAGCCTCAAACCAATGCCCTGCAAGCGCAAGCAGCTATGAATTCAGGAGTTGATGCCATGCAGACTGTGTCTGCTGCCCAATCCGAGTCCCCGGGGCGCCGGGCCTGGAGGCGTTTCAGATCCAACCGGCTGGGCTTTGTCAGCCTGCTGATCTTCACGGTGCTGGTGCTGCTCAGCCTGTTTGCAGAGCTGCTGTCCAACGACAAGCCGCTCATCGTGCGCTACGAGGGGCAGACCTATTTGCCGCTGCTGCACGATTACCCGGAAACCACGTTTGGCGGCGACTTCCATACGCCTACCGATTACCTTGATCCCTTCATCCGGCAAAGGCTCGGCGAGGGCGACAACTGGGCGATCTTCCCCCTCAACCGCTA
Protein-coding sequences here:
- the fabI gene encoding enoyl-ACP reductase FabI, producing the protein MGFLAGKKLLITGVLSNRSIAYGIAKACHEQGAELAFSYVGERFKDRITEFAADFDSKLVFDCDVGDDAQIEKLFADLGATWGKFDGFVHSIGFAPREAIAGNFLDGLSRENFKIAHDISAYSFPAMAKAALPYLNDKSSLLTLSYLGALRSIPNYNTMGLAKASLEASVRYLAEAVGRTADGRAIRANGISAGPIKTLAASGIKDFGKLLGRVADAAPLRRNVTIEDVGNVAAFLLSDLASGVTAEITYVDGGFSQTAGLSADQV
- a CDS encoding IclR family transcriptional regulator; this encodes MPRKSLNESVADENAAPGGVAAVDRALSVLGAFQDGDAALSLAELAERTRLYKSTVLRLLASLEHGGWVQRQDDGRYAVGPAVARLHAVYEQSFSLDKLVMPVLRALVQATGESAAYHVRQGRERLCLYRVDSPHPVRDHARTGDLLPLDKGAGGRVLVAFDPELGDWLKKNRNHYARVRADGYEALVGDRHSEIAGISAPVFRRNGELAAALTLTMPAHRYDERYVKNVLQAARDLGAQLP
- a CDS encoding microcin C ABC transporter permease YejB codes for the protein MFAYILKRILLMIPTLLGVLLLTFVVIQFVPGGPVEQYLAEAKAGAGHGAEGASMSYRGGQGVDPKRLEEIKALYGFDKPPVERFVQMLGQFARFDLGTSFFQNKSVWALVKEKLPVSISLGLWTFFISYLVAVPLGVAKAVRAGSRFDLATTIVILIGYAIPGFVLGVALLVVFGGQLQWFPLRGLTSANFDELSTMGKVADYLWHIALPVTAMVAGSFAVTAMLTKNSFLEEIRKQYVLTARAKGLSERQVLYKHVFRNALIPIVTGFPSAFIGAFFAGALLIETLFSLDGLGLLSYESVIRRDFPVVLGTLYLFTLIGLVTKLISDLCYVWVDPRVKFD
- a CDS encoding DNA ligase; translation: MPEPRHRSLRECILWLVCACLCMGFVAVRAQTTAQPPSLMLAQVWRSGLPLQDYWVSEKLDGVRGYWNGHQLVSRGGQRIATPEWFVRDWPATPMDGELWAGRGRFAHAQSTTAQAIPDDRAWRQMKFMVFDLPAAPGSFDQRLPLLQRTVGAIAQDWVQMVEQRKLGSEAELRQWMHTVVKGGGEGLMLHKGSAPYRPGRSDDLLKLKPFDDAEARVIGYKSGRGQWQGMTGALLVQTPDGKQFSLGSGLTAQMRKSPPALGSWVTYRYQGLHEKSGLPRFARFLRIRSEPGFQPEPAGP
- a CDS encoding superoxide dismutase family protein; this encodes MPYRFLILTASAAALTACSTPEPQPAQAIARLQATSGSKVSGDVKFTQKTGQQVVVNAVIHGLKPNSEHGFHIHDKGDCGDNGNAAAGHFNPLGNPHGKYDSTQHHMGDLPSLKADSNGVATVNVQSADITLLAGPGNVIGRAVIVHAQPDDYTTQPTGNAGARIACAVISRD
- a CDS encoding extracellular solute-binding protein, giving the protein MRHWMICSALIVSSQVATPALAAHGYALWGQPRYAVDFKHFDYVNPQAPKGGELRMVSNLRYSTFDKYNPFTIKGSPPAYLADMLFETLLTPSLDETATGYGLLAEDVDVAADGLSATFKLRKQARFHNGKPVLAQDVKHSYETLLSKYVSPGYKTLFAEVAACDVLDERTVRFRFKKPNRDLPLTVGALLPVFSRDWGLGADGKPKAFDQVVMDTPIGSGPYKIGPVKFGKDISYVRDPQYWGAALPVRVGLANFDRITIKIYKDNTARLEALKAGEFDLMRINSAGDWARRLTGRRFASGELVKGAFENKLPSGFQSFFLNTRRELLKDVRVREALGLAYDFEWMSRQMFYGAYQRVHGLFGNTACETTGDPSDAELALLKPYESSLPPGTLGQMAQPPRTDGPDGLRGNLRRAQKLLADAGWTVRDGALRNAGGEPMVLEYLDSSESGVKIVSSWMRNLEKLGITLKVRNVDYALYQQRMDKYDFDIVTLNVPGTHNPGQEYAELFGSAAADVEGASNYVGLKSKVVDAIIAQMAAAKSEQQMLPACHALERIIVHGHYLIPQYYSGTHRMVYDAWRLALPGQIPAYSPGELWAVYAWWAK